A segment of the Asinibacterium sp. OR53 genome:
CTCCAGGCAAGCAATAAACATACTCGTTATTCGTGCACGTAAGGCAAAGACAGATGATTCGTAGGCTTAAGAGAAATCGAAGAGGTACAAGCGGGAAATTAGAACCATTTCGATCGAAGTATCAGCGTGTAGCTACACTGATTAATACTAGAATGGGACAAAGGTAACCCCTGATTTGAAAAAAAATGCAAAAAGAAGGTTAGGGAATTGTAAAAACTAGGCCGCAGGCTTGTTCAAGGTCTCCCAAAGCAGGTCTTTCAGCTCATTCAGTCCTGTATTGGTAACAGATGAAATAAAAAGACTGGGTATACCGGCAGGCAGTTCTTTTTTAATGGCGTCTTTCAGTTCATCATCGAGCATATCGCTTTTGCTTACGGCAATGACGAAATCTTTCTGCAGCATATCGGGATTATATTCTTCCAGTTCATTGCGTAAAATGTTGAACTCTTTCCGGTGATCGGTACTATCGGCCGGTATGAGGAACAATAGGATGGAGTTGCGTTCTATATGACGCAGGAAACGATGCCCAAGTCCTTTTCCTTCCGCAGCTCCTTCGATAATACCGGGAAGATCGGCTACGCAGAATGATTTGGAGTCGCGGTATTCCACCATGCCCAGTTGAGGAATGAGGGTGGTGAAGGCGTAATTAGCTATTTTGGGTTTGGCTGCTGTAATCACCGAGAGCAGGGTAGATTTGCCCGCATTGGGAAACCCTACCAGCCCCACATCGGCCAACACTTTGAGTTCCAGGTTTTTCCATCCCTCCACGCCCGGTTCGCCGGGCTGTGCATGATCGGGTGCCTGGTTGGTGGGTGTGGCGAAATTGCTGTTGCCCAGTCCGCCGCGGCCACCCTTCATCCATATAATTTCCTGTCCGTCTTCCAATATTTCGGCTTCTATTGCATCGGTTTCTTCATTTCTCGCTACCGTGCCAAGGGGTACTTCTATAATGATATCTTTTCCATCGCGACCGGTGCAATTGTTTTTGCTGCCGTTTTCGCCGTTCTCGGCCAGTACATTC
Coding sequences within it:
- the obgE gene encoding GTPase ObgE; the protein is MSDKNNFIDYIRIFARSGHGGAGAKHFMRNKLTAKGGPDGGDGGRGGHIILKGNAQLWTLLHLRYFKNVLAENGENGSKNNCTGRDGKDIIIEVPLGTVARNEETDAIEAEILEDGQEIIWMKGGRGGLGNSNFATPTNQAPDHAQPGEPGVEGWKNLELKVLADVGLVGFPNAGKSTLLSVITAAKPKIANYAFTTLIPQLGMVEYRDSKSFCVADLPGIIEGAAEGKGLGHRFLRHIERNSILLFLIPADSTDHRKEFNILRNELEEYNPDMLQKDFVIAVSKSDMLDDELKDAIKKELPAGIPSLFISSVTNTGLNELKDLLWETLNKPAA